One segment of Pseudanabaena sp. FACHB-2040 DNA contains the following:
- the pstC gene encoding phosphate ABC transporter permease subunit PstC, which yields MTAEVPPQSSASLWRPNRQRSKQIQNLVVVITGAFAAISILTTLGIVATLMFETFEFFREVPFWNFLTDRRWTPLFSSKQFGIFVLISATVLTSVIAILVALPLGLLAAICLSEYAQPKTRRILKPVLEILAGIPSVVFGYFALLTVTPFLQSFIPNLQGFNALSAGLILGISITPLVASLSEDAIYSVPQSLRDGSYALGATRRETITAVVLPAALSGIVASLILAVSRAIGETMIVTLAAGQNPTLGLNPFVPVMTMTAYIVQVSLGDTPVGSLAFKTIFAVGMTLFLMTLVLNLFSFWFVRRFREKYE from the coding sequence ATGACGGCTGAAGTACCTCCCCAAAGCTCGGCTTCTCTTTGGCGGCCTAACCGTCAAAGAAGTAAACAAATTCAGAATCTAGTCGTCGTGATCACGGGGGCATTCGCAGCGATTTCTATCCTGACGACCCTGGGTATTGTTGCGACCTTGATGTTCGAGACATTTGAATTTTTCCGGGAAGTTCCTTTCTGGAATTTCCTCACCGATCGGCGCTGGACTCCACTGTTTAGCAGCAAGCAGTTTGGCATCTTTGTTCTAATCAGTGCGACGGTGCTGACCTCGGTTATCGCTATTCTTGTCGCTCTGCCCCTAGGGCTACTAGCTGCGATCTGCTTGAGTGAGTATGCTCAGCCAAAGACGCGCCGCATACTGAAGCCTGTTCTAGAAATCCTGGCAGGCATTCCTTCTGTCGTCTTTGGCTACTTTGCTCTGCTGACGGTTACACCGTTTCTGCAGTCTTTTATTCCTAATCTTCAGGGCTTCAATGCTCTCAGTGCAGGGTTAATTTTAGGAATTAGCATTACGCCCCTCGTGGCTTCTCTCAGTGAAGATGCCATTTATTCAGTGCCTCAAAGCCTGCGGGATGGTTCCTATGCTTTGGGGGCAACCAGGCGAGAAACAATTACTGCTGTAGTCTTACCGGCTGCTCTATCGGGGATTGTAGCGTCGTTGATCTTGGCGGTTTCTAGAGCTATTGGGGAGACGATGATTGTAACGCTAGCAGCAGGCCAAAACCCAACCCTTGGCTTAAATCCTTTTGTGCCAGTCATGACCATGACTGCCTACATTGTGCAGGTCAGCTTGGGAGACACGCCAGTGGGGTCGTTGGCCTTCAAAACGATTTTCGCTGTGGGCATGACTCTCTTCCTGATGACCTTGGTTCTTAACCTATTTAGCTTCTGGTTCGTGCGTCGCTTCCGGGAGAAGTATGAGTAA
- a CDS encoding PstS family phosphate ABC transporter substrate-binding protein, translated as MVLTTLLSRSAYSVALAALVAGLAACGGDSPTATTEGTDAGGTDSPSGIAGDIQVDGSSTVFPISEAMAEEFMAANPETRVTVGVSGTGGGFEKFCTGETDISNASRPIKQEEIEACEQAGVEFVELPVAFDGITVVTNTGNDWVQCLTTEELNTIWAPEAEGQVANWNQVRPDFPNQPLGLYGPGTDSGTFDYFTDAINGEEGASRGDYTASEDDNVVVQGVGSDDGGLGYFGYAYYEENEGQLKALEIENEAGECVAPSRETIADGTYAPLARPIFIYVNREAYETKPQVQAFVDYQVDPANEELVSEAGYIALPADISEKVVARVSNATTGSIYEGGSSVGVKLSDKL; from the coding sequence TAACAACGCTTTTATCCCGTTCCGCTTATTCTGTTGCCCTGGCAGCTCTGGTAGCAGGCCTAGCAGCCTGCGGCGGCGATTCCCCAACCGCTACAACCGAAGGTACTGATGCCGGTGGTACCGATAGCCCTTCTGGTATAGCAGGCGATATTCAGGTTGACGGTTCTAGTACCGTTTTCCCCATTTCTGAAGCCATGGCTGAAGAATTTATGGCAGCCAACCCCGAAACCCGCGTAACGGTGGGTGTTTCTGGAACTGGCGGTGGCTTCGAGAAATTCTGTACGGGTGAAACCGACATCTCCAACGCTTCTCGCCCCATTAAGCAGGAAGAGATTGAAGCCTGTGAGCAGGCTGGCGTTGAGTTCGTCGAACTGCCGGTTGCATTTGACGGTATTACGGTCGTTACCAACACCGGCAACGACTGGGTTCAGTGCTTGACCACTGAAGAACTTAATACTATTTGGGCACCTGAAGCTGAAGGCCAGGTCGCCAACTGGAATCAGGTCAGACCTGATTTTCCCAACCAGCCTCTAGGGCTATATGGTCCCGGAACCGATTCAGGCACCTTCGATTACTTCACTGACGCCATTAACGGTGAGGAAGGGGCCAGCCGAGGTGATTACACTGCGAGCGAAGATGACAATGTAGTTGTTCAAGGGGTTGGGTCAGATGACGGTGGCCTAGGCTACTTCGGCTACGCCTACTACGAAGAGAACGAAGGCCAGCTCAAGGCCCTAGAGATTGAAAACGAAGCCGGTGAATGTGTGGCCCCTTCTCGCGAAACCATCGCTGACGGCACCTACGCTCCCTTAGCTCGGCCCATTTTCATCTACGTTAATCGGGAGGCTTACGAAACCAAGCCTCAGGTTCAAGCCTTTGTGGACTATCAAGTAGATCCTGCTAACGAAGAGTTGGTTTCTGAAGCAGGTTACATTGCGCTTCCTGCTGATATCTCAGAGAAAGTGGTCGCAAGAGTTAGCAATGCAACAACAGGCTCTATCTATGAAGGTGGCTCCTCTGTAGGCGTCAAGCTCTCTGATAAGCTGTAG
- the pstA gene encoding phosphate ABC transporter permease PstA codes for MTINTSQELASGDAASGKENFDQNLAGRYRADSMFQAAAWGAVAIAIAVLVWLLVDVLIDGLPHLDLQFITSFPSRRAESAGIAAALAGTLWVMALVALISFPIGVGAGIYMEEFSKDSWFNRFIEVNISNLAGVPSIIYGLLGLAAFVQLMGPLTGGRSVISGALTLVLLILPIIIVATREALRSVPDSIRQAGFALGATRWEVVWAHVLPSSLPGILTGVILALSRAIGETAPLIAIGALTFVPFRPEGLRSPFTVLPIQVYNWVSRPQAEFHSIAAAAIIGLLIVLLGMNGIAIYLRNHFQKSR; via the coding sequence ATGACGATTAATACCTCACAAGAGCTTGCCAGTGGCGATGCTGCCTCCGGTAAAGAGAATTTTGATCAGAACTTGGCTGGACGCTATCGCGCTGACTCCATGTTTCAAGCTGCTGCTTGGGGGGCTGTTGCAATTGCGATCGCAGTTTTGGTCTGGCTATTGGTGGACGTCCTAATAGACGGCTTGCCTCATCTGGACTTGCAGTTTATCACCAGTTTTCCTTCCCGAAGGGCTGAGTCAGCCGGGATTGCCGCAGCCCTGGCAGGTACCCTCTGGGTTATGGCCCTAGTCGCCCTCATCTCCTTCCCAATAGGCGTAGGGGCCGGCATTTACATGGAAGAATTTTCCAAAGACAGCTGGTTTAATCGCTTTATTGAAGTTAACATCAGCAATCTTGCAGGTGTGCCCTCAATTATTTATGGGTTGCTCGGCTTAGCAGCATTTGTGCAGCTTATGGGACCGCTAACCGGGGGCCGCAGCGTGATTTCAGGAGCATTAACGCTGGTGCTGTTGATTTTGCCAATTATTATCGTGGCTACCCGTGAGGCGCTGCGATCTGTGCCAGACAGTATTCGGCAGGCAGGATTTGCCCTGGGGGCGACTCGTTGGGAAGTTGTTTGGGCCCATGTGCTGCCCTCCTCATTGCCGGGTATTCTTACCGGAGTCATCTTAGCCTTGTCCCGTGCAATTGGAGAGACGGCACCGCTGATTGCCATTGGCGCTTTGACCTTTGTACCTTTTAGGCCAGAAGGTCTAAGAAGTCCTTTTACAGTGTTACCCATTCAAGTTTATAACTGGGTCAGCCGGCCTCAAGCAGAATTTCATAGCATTGCAGCAGCAGCCATTATTGGGCTGCTAATTGTGTTGCTTGGGATGAATGGAATTGCCATTTACCTGCGTAACCATTTCCAAAAATCTCGCTAG